In Paenibacillus durus, the DNA window GATAATATTTCCCCATCACCTTATTTTCTTCGATATTTCCACTTCATGGCTTTAGCCACATTTGGAAGATTTAAAGGAGTGACAGTGTGTGGACAGCCATACTTCCGAACTATGGCAGCAGATTTTATCGATTATTCAGACCAAACTAAGCAAACCAAGCTTCGACACCTGGTTTAAGGCGACCAAAGCGATCTCGTTCAGTTCCCAATCGCTGGTTATTTCGGCGCCAACGACGTTTGCTGTCGAATGGCTTGAGAGCAGGTATACGAAGCTGGTCGGAGCTACGGTCCTTGAAATGACTGGAAAGCAGGTGGATGTCAAGTTTGTTATAGAAGAGAACAAACCTGCGGAGCCTGTCGTGCAGATTTCTTCCGGGCCGCCCGCTGTATCCCGTGAAGAAGCCCAGACGCATATGCTGAATCCCAAATATACGTTCGATACGTTCGTCATCGGTTCCGGTAACCGGTTTGCTCACGCGGCGTCGCTTGCCGTGGCGGAAGCGCCGGCCAAAGCTTACAATCCCTTGTTCTTATACGGAGGGGTGGGACTCGGCAAAACTCATCTGATGCATGCGATCGGTCATTATATTCTGGAACATAATCCGAGCAACAAGGTAATTTATATTTCATCAGAAAAATTTACCAACGAGTTCATCAATTCCATTCGCGACAACCGCGGCGAAAGCTTTCGCAATAAGTACCGCAATGTCGACATCCTGCTGATCGACGATATTCAATTCCTGGCCGGCAAAGAATCGACGCAGGAGGAATTTTTCCATACATTCAATGCGCTTCATGAGGAACGCAAGCAGATCATTATTTCCAGCGACCGGCCGCCAAAAGAAATTCCGACTCTGGAAGAGAGGCTGCGCTCCCGGTTTGAGTGGGGACTGATAACAGACATTCAGCCGCCGGATCTGGAAACGAGAATTGCGATTCTGCGCAAGAAGGCCAAAGCCGAGAACCTTGATATTCCAAATGAAGCGATGATGTATATCGCCAATCAGATCGATACGAACATCCGTGAGCTGGAAGGCGCTCTCATCCGGGTGGTTGCCTACTCATCCCTGACCAATCAGGACGTGACGACACATTTGGCGGCCGAAGCGCTGAAGGATATCATCCCGTCCAGCCGGCCGAAGATGATTACGATACAGGATATTCAACAAAAAGTAGGCGAATATTACAACTTGCGGCTGGAGGATTTCAAAGCGCGCAAGCGGACGAAAGCCGTCGCTTTTCCAAGACAGATTGCCATGTATCTCTCCCGTGAGCTCACTGATTACTCGCTGCCCAAGATTGGCGAAGCCTTCGGAGGCCGGGATCATACGACCGTTATTCATGCCCACGAAAAAATAAGTCAATCGCTCAAAATCGACCAAGAGCTGTACAAAGTGGTTAACAATATTTCAGAGAAAATTAAAAATCCTTCATAGCAGAAGGAATAAACAAGCCTATACACAATCTATTCACATGTGCGTAGGCTTAATTTTATGCGATTCGGGCCGCTTATCCACATATCCCGCGCCCCTACTACTAATACTATTTAAAATCTTTAAATAATCTTCATCTAACGCTTCCCCATTTTTCAGCTAGGAGTGAAACTATGAAAATCAGCATTCTTAAAAATGAACTCAACGAATCCATCCAACACGTATCTAAAGCGATATCCAGCAGAACAACGATCCCCATTCTGACAGGCATCAAATTGGAAGTCAGCTATCAGGGCGTTACGTTAACCGCAAGCGATACTGATATTTCTATCCAATCGTTCATTCCCGCGGAAAATGACAGCACACAGATCGTTAAAGTGGAGCAGCCGGGAAGCGTAGTGCTTCCAGCCAAATTTTTCGTTGAGATTATTAAGAAGCTTCCGTCCACAGAGATTCACATGGAGGTTAAGGAAGGCTTTCAGACTTTCATTTCTTCCGGAGCGGCAGAGATCCAAATGGTCGGTCTTGATCCGGAGGAATTTCCCGTCCTGCCGAATATTGAGGGAAATGAAACGATCACTTTGCCCGGCGATTTGCTGAAAGAAATGATCAAACAAACGGCTTTTTCCATCTCCAACCAGGAGACAACACCGATATTAACAGGTATACTATGGAATCTGTCCGATGGAGAGTTAAAATTTACGGCGACGGACCGCCACCGGCTGGCAACAAGAGCCGCCAGACTGGAAGGAACGGAAGATATCCATTTTACCAATGTCGTTATCGCCGGCAAAACGCTGAATGAACTGAGCAAAATCATTCCAGATCAGAACATGCTGGTTGATATCGTTGTGGCCGACAACCAGGTGCTCTTTAAGCTGGACCGGGTTCTTTTTTACACACGCATCCTGGACGGCATTTACCCTGATACTTCTAGAATTATTCCGAGCGCTTACAAAACAGAACTAACTTTGGACACAAAAAAATTAAGCGAATCGATCGACCGTGCTTATTTGCTGTCCCGCGAGGAAAAGACGAACATCGTCCGGCTTCAGACACTGGAACAGGGAGGCATCGAAATTTCCTCAAGTTCCTCAGAGCTCGGCAAAGTACGGGAAGAGCTTGAAGTGATAGATTTTAAAGGTGAAGCGCTGAAAATATCGTTTAACTCCAAATATATGCTGGATGTGCTGAAAGTTGTTGACAGCGAGCAGCTGACGATCGCTTTTACCGGCATGATGAGCCCGATTATTCTGAAGCCGCTGGATGCAAGTAAGGCTCTGTACGTCATTTTGCCTTATCGTACGACCAACTAACGCCAAAATTCCCTTTGTGGATAAATGGCGGAGAGGAAAGAAATCATGAAAAAAATAGTTATCCACAGTGGATATATCAAACTGGATCAATTTTTGAAGCTTTCGGACTGTGTATCCACAGGCGGGATGGCGAAGGCTCTGCTGCAGGAAGGCCATGTGCTCGTTAACGGAGAACGAGAGGATCGCCGGGGCAGAAAGCTGTATCCGGGTGATAAAGTCGAAGTAAAAGGGGAAGGCCTATTCGAAGTGGCCGGCGGAGAAGAACAAGCGTAGTTTGCTGTACGCTAAGTACGGAATTTATGAGTTTTCGGGGTTCCGCAAAGCACCTGAGCATGCTAGAGGCTAAGGCTGCACTTTGTGGCGCTATCTTGAAATATAAGGATTCGTATGCATGATGCATATTTTGGAGCTTATATTTCTATGAGAAACGATGCCGCTCTTAGAGGACGGCGAAGTCGTTTCTTCTTGGGAGGAACGCTTTCGTGTTTGTTAACAGAATCAGCCTGCGGCATTACCGCAACTACGGATCGCTGCTGCTTGGCGGCCTGGGAGATGTGAATCTGATCCTTGGACAAAATGCGCAGGGCAAGACGAATCTTGTTGAGGCGCTCTATTGCCTTGCGATGACCAAGAGCCACCGGACCTCCAAAGACCGCGAGCTGATCTCTTTTGATGCTCCGGACGGCGCAGCTCATATCGAGGCGGAGGTTCAGCGGAAGTACGGAAGTTTGAAGCTCGAGCTGTCACTGTCCCCGCAGGGGAAGAAAGCGAAAATTAACGGTCTGGAGCAGAGGCGCCTGAGCGAGTTTGTCGGCTCGCTGAATGTCGTAATGTTTGCGCCGGAGGACTTAGAGATCGTCAAAGGCACGCCCGGTGTGCGGCGCCGTTTTTTGGATATGGAAATCGGTCAGGTTCAGCCAAGCTACCTGTTTCATCTGCAGCAGTATCAGAAGGTGCTCCTCCAGAGAAGCAATCTGCTAAAACAGCTGTGGGCAAAAAATGGGTCAGGCGGGGATATGCTGGAAATATGGGATGCCCAGCTTGCGGAGCATGGTGTTAAAATCGTCAAAAAAAGGAAACAATTCATAAAGAAGCTGCAAATATGGGCTGAAGAGATTCATAAAGGGATTACAAACGGCGGTGAAGAACTGAAATTACGCTATGTTCCTTCTTTCGGAGAGCGGGAGGAGGAAGATGAAGCTGTCTTATTGGACAAATTTATGTTAAAGTTATCACAAACACGTGAACAGGAAATCCGGCGAGGAATGACGCTGACAGGTCCCCATCGGGACGATCTGTCCTTTTTTATCAACGGCAGAGAAGCTTCTGTCTACG includes these proteins:
- the dnaA gene encoding chromosomal replication initiator protein DnaA, with protein sequence MDSHTSELWQQILSIIQTKLSKPSFDTWFKATKAISFSSQSLVISAPTTFAVEWLESRYTKLVGATVLEMTGKQVDVKFVIEENKPAEPVVQISSGPPAVSREEAQTHMLNPKYTFDTFVIGSGNRFAHAASLAVAEAPAKAYNPLFLYGGVGLGKTHLMHAIGHYILEHNPSNKVIYISSEKFTNEFINSIRDNRGESFRNKYRNVDILLIDDIQFLAGKESTQEEFFHTFNALHEERKQIIISSDRPPKEIPTLEERLRSRFEWGLITDIQPPDLETRIAILRKKAKAENLDIPNEAMMYIANQIDTNIRELEGALIRVVAYSSLTNQDVTTHLAAEALKDIIPSSRPKMITIQDIQQKVGEYYNLRLEDFKARKRTKAVAFPRQIAMYLSRELTDYSLPKIGEAFGGRDHTTVIHAHEKISQSLKIDQELYKVVNNISEKIKNPS
- the dnaN gene encoding DNA polymerase III subunit beta, which translates into the protein MKISILKNELNESIQHVSKAISSRTTIPILTGIKLEVSYQGVTLTASDTDISIQSFIPAENDSTQIVKVEQPGSVVLPAKFFVEIIKKLPSTEIHMEVKEGFQTFISSGAAEIQMVGLDPEEFPVLPNIEGNETITLPGDLLKEMIKQTAFSISNQETTPILTGILWNLSDGELKFTATDRHRLATRAARLEGTEDIHFTNVVIAGKTLNELSKIIPDQNMLVDIVVADNQVLFKLDRVLFYTRILDGIYPDTSRIIPSAYKTELTLDTKKLSESIDRAYLLSREEKTNIVRLQTLEQGGIEISSSSSELGKVREELEVIDFKGEALKISFNSKYMLDVLKVVDSEQLTIAFTGMMSPIILKPLDASKALYVILPYRTTN
- the yaaA gene encoding S4 domain-containing protein YaaA; the encoded protein is MKKIVIHSGYIKLDQFLKLSDCVSTGGMAKALLQEGHVLVNGEREDRRGRKLYPGDKVEVKGEGLFEVAGGEEQA
- the recF gene encoding DNA replication/repair protein RecF (All proteins in this family for which functions are known are DNA-binding proteins that assist the filamentation of RecA onto DNA for the initiation of recombination or recombinational repair.), with the translated sequence MFVNRISLRHYRNYGSLLLGGLGDVNLILGQNAQGKTNLVEALYCLAMTKSHRTSKDRELISFDAPDGAAHIEAEVQRKYGSLKLELSLSPQGKKAKINGLEQRRLSEFVGSLNVVMFAPEDLEIVKGTPGVRRRFLDMEIGQVQPSYLFHLQQYQKVLLQRSNLLKQLWAKNGSGGDMLEIWDAQLAEHGVKIVKKRKQFIKKLQIWAEEIHKGITNGGEELKLRYVPSFGEREEEDEAVLLDKFMLKLSQTREQEIRRGMTLTGPHRDDLSFFINGREASVYGSQGQQRTTALSLKLAEIELIHEEIGEYPVLLLDDVLSELDPYRQTQLIETFQSKVQTFITATGIESLNADKLKGATQYRVHSGIIES